In Nomascus leucogenys isolate Asia chromosome 8, Asia_NLE_v1, whole genome shotgun sequence, a single genomic region encodes these proteins:
- the GRIN1 gene encoding glutamate receptor ionotropic, NMDA 1 isoform X6: MSTMRLLTLALLFSCSVARAACDPKIVNIGAVLSTRKHEQMFREAVNQANKRHGSWKIQLNATSVTHKPNAIQMALSVCEDLISSQVYAILVSHPPTPNDHFTPTPVSYTAGFYRIPVLGLTTRMSIYSDKSIHLSFLRTVPPYSHQSSVWFEMMRVYSWNHIILLVSDDHEGRAAQKRLETLLEERESKSKKRNYENLDQLSYDNKRGPKAEKVLQFDPGTKNVTALLMEAKELEARVIILSASEDDAATVYRAAAMLNMTGSGYVWLVGEREISGNALRYAPDGILGLQLINGKNESAHISDAVGVVAQAVHELLEKENITDPPRGCVGNTNIWKTGPLFKRVLMSSKYADGVTGRVEFNEDGDRKFANYSIMNLQNRKLVQVGIYNGTHVIPNDRKIIWPGGETEKPRGYQMSTRLKIVTIHQEPFVYVKPTLSDGTCKEEFTVNGDPVKKVICTGPNDTSPGSPRHTVPQCCYGFCIDLLIKLARTMNFTYEVHLVADGKFGTQERVNNSNKKEWNGMMGELLSGQADMIVAPLTINNERAQYIEFSKPFKYQGLTILVKKEIPRSTLDSFMQPFQSTLWLLVGLSVHVVAVMLYLLDRFSPFGRFKVNSEEEEEDALTLSSAMWFSWGVLLNSGIGEGAPRSFSARILGMVWAGFAMIIVASYTANLAAFLVLDRPEERITGINDPRLRNPSDKFIYATVKQSSVDIYFRRQVELSTMYRHMEKHNYESAAEAIQAVRDNKLHAFIWDSAVLEFEASQKCDLVTTGELFFRSGFGIGMRKDSPWKQNVSLSILKSHENGFMEDLDKTWVRYQECDSRSNAPATLTFENMAGVFMLVAGGIVAGIFLIFIEIAYKRHKDARRKQMQLAFAAVNVWRKNLQSTGGGRGALQNQKDTVLPRRAIEREEGQLQLCSRHRES, translated from the exons ATGAGCACCATGCGCCTGCTGACGCTCGCCCTGCTGTTCTCCTGCTCCGTTGCCCGTGCGGCGTGCGACCCCAAGATCGTCAACATTGGCGCGGTGCTGAGCACGCGGAAGCACGAGCAGATGTTCCGCGAAGCCGTGAACCAGGCCAACAAGCGGCACGGCTCCTGGAAGATTCAGCTCAATGCCACCTCCGTCACGCACAAGCCCAACGCCATCCAGATGGCTCTTTCGGTGTGCGAGGACCTCATCTCCAGCCAG GTCTACGCCATCCTAGTTAGCCATCCACCTACCCCCAACGACCACTTCACTCCCACCCCTGTCTCCTACACAGCCGGCTTCTACCGCATCCCCGTGCTGGGGCTGACCACCCGCATGTCCATCTACTCGGACAAG AGCATCCACCTGAGCTTCCTGCGCACCGTGCCGCCCTACTCCCACCAGTCGAGCGTGTGGTTTGAGATGATGCGTGTCTACAGCTGGAACCACATCATCCTGCTGGTCAGCGACGACCACGAGGGCCGGGCGGCTCAGAAGCGCCTGGAGACGCTGCTGGAGGAGCGTGAGTCCAAG AGTAAAAAAAGGAACTATGAAAACCTCGACCAACTGTCCTATGACAACAAGCGCGGACCCAAG GCAGAGAAGGTGCTGCAGTTTGACCCAGGGACCAAGAACGTGACGGCCCTGCTGATGGAGGCGAAAGAGCTGGAAGCCCGGGTCATCATCCTTTCTGCCAG CGAGGACGATGCTGCCACTGTATACCGCGCAGCCGCAATGCTGAACATGACGGGCTCCGGGTACGTGTGGCTGGTCGGGGAGCGCGAGATCTCGGGGAACGCCCTGCGCTACGCCCCGGACG GTATCCTCGGGCTGCAGCTCATTAACGGCAAGAACGAGTCGGCCCACATCAGCGACGCCGTGGGCGTGGTGGCCCAGGCCGTGCACGAGCTCCTCGAGAAGGAGAACATCACCGACCCGCCGCGGGGCTGCGTGGGCAACACCAACATCTGGAAGACCGGGCCGCTCTTTAAGAG AGTGCTGATGTCTTCCAAGTATGCGGACGGGGTGACCGGTCGTGTGGAGTTCAATGAGGATGGGGACCGGAAGTTCGCCAACTACAGCATCATGAACCTGCAGAACCGCAAGCTGGTGCAAGTGGGCATCTACAACGGCACCCAT GTCATCCCTAATGACAGGAAGATCATCTGGCCAGGCGGAGAGACAGAGAAGCCTCGAGGGTACCAGATGTCCACCAGACTGAAG aTTGTGACGATCCACCAGGAGCCCTTCGTGTACGTCAAGCCCACGCTGAGTGATGGGACATGCAAGGAGGAGTTCACAGTCAACGGCGACCCAGTCAAGAAGGTGATCTGCACCGGGCCCAATGACACGTCGCCGGGCAGCC CCCGCCACACGGTGCCTCAGTGTTGCTACGGCTTTTGCATCGACCTGCTCATCAAGCTGGCACGGACCATGAACTTCACCTACGAGGTGCACCTGGTGGCAGATGGCAAGTTCGGCACACAGGAGCGG GtgaacaacagcaacaagaaggagtggaatgggatgatGGGCGAGCTGCTCAGCGGGCAGGCGGACATGATCGTGGCGCCGCTAACCATAAACAACGAGCGCGCGCAGTACATCGAGTTTTCCAAGCCCTTCAAGTACCAGGGCCTGACTATTCTGGTCAAGAAG GAGATCCCCCGGAGCACGCTGGACTCGTTCATGCAGCCGTTCCAGAGCACACTGTGGCTGCTGGTGGGGCTGTCGGTGCACGTGGTGGCCGTGATGCTGTACCTGCTGGACCGCTTCAG CCCCTTCGGCCGGTTCAAGGTGAAcagcgaggaggaggaggaggacgcaTTGACCCTGTCCTCGGCCATGTGGTTCTCCTGGGGCGTCCTGCTCAACTCCGGCATCGGGGAAG GCGCCCCCAGAAGCTTCTCGGCGCGCATCCTGGGCATGGTGTGGGCCGGCTTTGCCATGATCATCGTGGCCTCCTACACCGCCAACCTGGCGGCCTTCCTGGTGCTGGACCGGCCGGAGGAGCGCATCACGGGCATCAACGACCCTCGG CTGAGGAACCCCTCGGACAAATTTATCTACGCCACGGTGAAGCAGAGCTCCGTGGACATCTACTTCCGGCGCCAGGTGGAGCTGAGCACCATGTACCGGCATATGGAGAAGCACAACTACGAGAGTGCGGCGGAGGCCATCCAGGCCGTGAGAGACAA CAAGCTGCATGCCTTCATCTGGGACTCCGCGGTGCTGGAGTTCGAGGCCTCGCAGAAGTGCGACCTGGTGACGACTGGAGAGCTGTTCTTCCGCTCGGGCTTCGGCATAGGCATGCGCAAAGACAGCCCCTGGAAGCAGAACGTCTCCCTGTCCATCCTCAA GTCCCATGAGAATGGCTTCATGGAAGACCTGGACAAGACGTGGGTTCGGTATCAGGAATGTGACTCGCGCAGCAACGCCCCTGCGACCCTTACTTTTGAGAACATGGCAG GGGTCTTCATGCTAGTAGCTGGGGGCATCGTGGCCGGGATCTTCCTGATTTTCATTGAGATTGCCTACAAGCGGCACAAGGATGCTCGCCGGAAGCAGATGCAGCTGGCCTTTGCAGCCGTGAACGTGTGGAGGAAGAACCTGCAG AGCACCGGGGGTGGACGCGGCGCTTTGCAAAACCAAAAAGACACAGTGCTGCCGCGACGCGCTATTGAGAGGGAGGAGGGCCAGCTGCAGCTGTGTTCCCGTCATAGGGAGAGCTGA
- the GRIN1 gene encoding glutamate receptor ionotropic, NMDA 1 isoform X8, which produces MSTMRLLTLALLFSCSVARAACDPKIVNIGAVLSTRKHEQMFREAVNQANKRHGSWKIQLNATSVTHKPNAIQMALSVCEDLISSQVYAILVSHPPTPNDHFTPTPVSYTAGFYRIPVLGLTTRMSIYSDKSIHLSFLRTVPPYSHQSSVWFEMMRVYSWNHIILLVSDDHEGRAAQKRLETLLEERESKSKKRNYENLDQLSYDNKRGPKAEKVLQFDPGTKNVTALLMEAKELEARVIILSASEDDAATVYRAAAMLNMTGSGYVWLVGEREISGNALRYAPDGILGLQLINGKNESAHISDAVGVVAQAVHELLEKENITDPPRGCVGNTNIWKTGPLFKRVLMSSKYADGVTGRVEFNEDGDRKFANYSIMNLQNRKLVQVGIYNGTHVIPNDRKIIWPGGETEKPRGYQMSTRLKIVTIHQEPFVYVKPTLSDGTCKEEFTVNGDPVKKVICTGPNDTSPGSPRHTVPQCCYGFCIDLLIKLARTMNFTYEVHLVADGKFGTQERVNNSNKKEWNGMMGELLSGQADMIVAPLTINNERAQYIEFSKPFKYQGLTILVKKEIPRSTLDSFMQPFQSTLWLLVGLSVHVVAVMLYLLDRFSPFGRFKVNSEEEEEDALTLSSAMWFSWGVLLNSGIGEGAPRSFSARILGMVWAGFAMIIVASYTANLAAFLVLDRPEERITGINDPRLRNPSDKFIYATVKQSSVDIYFRRQVELSTMYRHMEKHNYESAAEAIQAVRDNKLHAFIWDSAVLEFEASQKCDLVTTGELFFRSGFGIGMRKDSPWKQNVSLSILKSHENGFMEDLDKTWVRYQECDSRSNAPATLTFENMAGVFMLVAGGIVAGIFLIFIEIAYKRHKDARRKQMQLAFAAVNVWRKNLQQYHPTDITGPLNLSDPSVSTVV; this is translated from the exons ATGAGCACCATGCGCCTGCTGACGCTCGCCCTGCTGTTCTCCTGCTCCGTTGCCCGTGCGGCGTGCGACCCCAAGATCGTCAACATTGGCGCGGTGCTGAGCACGCGGAAGCACGAGCAGATGTTCCGCGAAGCCGTGAACCAGGCCAACAAGCGGCACGGCTCCTGGAAGATTCAGCTCAATGCCACCTCCGTCACGCACAAGCCCAACGCCATCCAGATGGCTCTTTCGGTGTGCGAGGACCTCATCTCCAGCCAG GTCTACGCCATCCTAGTTAGCCATCCACCTACCCCCAACGACCACTTCACTCCCACCCCTGTCTCCTACACAGCCGGCTTCTACCGCATCCCCGTGCTGGGGCTGACCACCCGCATGTCCATCTACTCGGACAAG AGCATCCACCTGAGCTTCCTGCGCACCGTGCCGCCCTACTCCCACCAGTCGAGCGTGTGGTTTGAGATGATGCGTGTCTACAGCTGGAACCACATCATCCTGCTGGTCAGCGACGACCACGAGGGCCGGGCGGCTCAGAAGCGCCTGGAGACGCTGCTGGAGGAGCGTGAGTCCAAG AGTAAAAAAAGGAACTATGAAAACCTCGACCAACTGTCCTATGACAACAAGCGCGGACCCAAG GCAGAGAAGGTGCTGCAGTTTGACCCAGGGACCAAGAACGTGACGGCCCTGCTGATGGAGGCGAAAGAGCTGGAAGCCCGGGTCATCATCCTTTCTGCCAG CGAGGACGATGCTGCCACTGTATACCGCGCAGCCGCAATGCTGAACATGACGGGCTCCGGGTACGTGTGGCTGGTCGGGGAGCGCGAGATCTCGGGGAACGCCCTGCGCTACGCCCCGGACG GTATCCTCGGGCTGCAGCTCATTAACGGCAAGAACGAGTCGGCCCACATCAGCGACGCCGTGGGCGTGGTGGCCCAGGCCGTGCACGAGCTCCTCGAGAAGGAGAACATCACCGACCCGCCGCGGGGCTGCGTGGGCAACACCAACATCTGGAAGACCGGGCCGCTCTTTAAGAG AGTGCTGATGTCTTCCAAGTATGCGGACGGGGTGACCGGTCGTGTGGAGTTCAATGAGGATGGGGACCGGAAGTTCGCCAACTACAGCATCATGAACCTGCAGAACCGCAAGCTGGTGCAAGTGGGCATCTACAACGGCACCCAT GTCATCCCTAATGACAGGAAGATCATCTGGCCAGGCGGAGAGACAGAGAAGCCTCGAGGGTACCAGATGTCCACCAGACTGAAG aTTGTGACGATCCACCAGGAGCCCTTCGTGTACGTCAAGCCCACGCTGAGTGATGGGACATGCAAGGAGGAGTTCACAGTCAACGGCGACCCAGTCAAGAAGGTGATCTGCACCGGGCCCAATGACACGTCGCCGGGCAGCC CCCGCCACACGGTGCCTCAGTGTTGCTACGGCTTTTGCATCGACCTGCTCATCAAGCTGGCACGGACCATGAACTTCACCTACGAGGTGCACCTGGTGGCAGATGGCAAGTTCGGCACACAGGAGCGG GtgaacaacagcaacaagaaggagtggaatgggatgatGGGCGAGCTGCTCAGCGGGCAGGCGGACATGATCGTGGCGCCGCTAACCATAAACAACGAGCGCGCGCAGTACATCGAGTTTTCCAAGCCCTTCAAGTACCAGGGCCTGACTATTCTGGTCAAGAAG GAGATCCCCCGGAGCACGCTGGACTCGTTCATGCAGCCGTTCCAGAGCACACTGTGGCTGCTGGTGGGGCTGTCGGTGCACGTGGTGGCCGTGATGCTGTACCTGCTGGACCGCTTCAG CCCCTTCGGCCGGTTCAAGGTGAAcagcgaggaggaggaggaggacgcaTTGACCCTGTCCTCGGCCATGTGGTTCTCCTGGGGCGTCCTGCTCAACTCCGGCATCGGGGAAG GCGCCCCCAGAAGCTTCTCGGCGCGCATCCTGGGCATGGTGTGGGCCGGCTTTGCCATGATCATCGTGGCCTCCTACACCGCCAACCTGGCGGCCTTCCTGGTGCTGGACCGGCCGGAGGAGCGCATCACGGGCATCAACGACCCTCGG CTGAGGAACCCCTCGGACAAATTTATCTACGCCACGGTGAAGCAGAGCTCCGTGGACATCTACTTCCGGCGCCAGGTGGAGCTGAGCACCATGTACCGGCATATGGAGAAGCACAACTACGAGAGTGCGGCGGAGGCCATCCAGGCCGTGAGAGACAA CAAGCTGCATGCCTTCATCTGGGACTCCGCGGTGCTGGAGTTCGAGGCCTCGCAGAAGTGCGACCTGGTGACGACTGGAGAGCTGTTCTTCCGCTCGGGCTTCGGCATAGGCATGCGCAAAGACAGCCCCTGGAAGCAGAACGTCTCCCTGTCCATCCTCAA GTCCCATGAGAATGGCTTCATGGAAGACCTGGACAAGACGTGGGTTCGGTATCAGGAATGTGACTCGCGCAGCAACGCCCCTGCGACCCTTACTTTTGAGAACATGGCAG GGGTCTTCATGCTAGTAGCTGGGGGCATCGTGGCCGGGATCTTCCTGATTTTCATTGAGATTGCCTACAAGCGGCACAAGGATGCTCGCCGGAAGCAGATGCAGCTGGCCTTTGCAGCCGTGAACGTGTGGAGGAAGAACCTGCAG CAGTACCATCCCACTGATATCACGGGCCCGCTCAACCTCTCAGATCCCTCGGTCAGCACCGTGGTGTGA
- the GRIN1 gene encoding glutamate receptor ionotropic, NMDA 1 isoform X10, which translates to MSTMRLLTLALLFSCSVARAACDPKIVNIGAVLSTRKHEQMFREAVNQANKRHGSWKIQLNATSVTHKPNAIQMALSVCEDLISSQVYAILVSHPPTPNDHFTPTPVSYTAGFYRIPVLGLTTRMSIYSDKSIHLSFLRTVPPYSHQSSVWFEMMRVYSWNHIILLVSDDHEGRAAQKRLETLLEERESKSKKRNYENLDQLSYDNKRGPKAEKVLQFDPGTKNVTALLMEAKELEARVIILSASEDDAATVYRAAAMLNMTGSGYVWLVGEREISGNALRYAPDGILGLQLINGKNESAHISDAVGVVAQAVHELLEKENITDPPRGCVGNTNIWKTGPLFKRVLMSSKYADGVTGRVEFNEDGDRKFANYSIMNLQNRKLVQVGIYNGTHVIPNDRKIIWPGGETEKPRGYQMSTRLKIVTIHQEPFVYVKPTLSDGTCKEEFTVNGDPVKKVICTGPNDTSPGSPRHTVPQCCYGFCIDLLIKLARTMNFTYEVHLVADGKFGTQERVNNSNKKEWNGMMGELLSGQADMIVAPLTINNERAQYIEFSKPFKYQGLTILVKKEIPRSTLDSFMQPFQSTLWLLVGLSVHVVAVMLYLLDRFSPFGRFKVNSEEEEEDALTLSSAMWFSWGVLLNSGIGEGAPRSFSARILGMVWAGFAMIIVASYTANLAAFLVLDRPEERITGINDPRLRNPSDKFIYATVKQSSVDIYFRRQVELSTMYRHMEKHNYESAAEAIQAVRDNKLHAFIWDSAVLEFEASQKCDLVTTGELFFRSGFGIGMRKDSPWKQNVSLSILKSHENGFMEDLDKTWVRYQECDSRSNAPATLTFENMAGVFMLVAGGIVAGIFLIFIEIAYKRHKDARRKQMQLAFAAVNVWRKNLQSRPPVPIP; encoded by the exons ATGAGCACCATGCGCCTGCTGACGCTCGCCCTGCTGTTCTCCTGCTCCGTTGCCCGTGCGGCGTGCGACCCCAAGATCGTCAACATTGGCGCGGTGCTGAGCACGCGGAAGCACGAGCAGATGTTCCGCGAAGCCGTGAACCAGGCCAACAAGCGGCACGGCTCCTGGAAGATTCAGCTCAATGCCACCTCCGTCACGCACAAGCCCAACGCCATCCAGATGGCTCTTTCGGTGTGCGAGGACCTCATCTCCAGCCAG GTCTACGCCATCCTAGTTAGCCATCCACCTACCCCCAACGACCACTTCACTCCCACCCCTGTCTCCTACACAGCCGGCTTCTACCGCATCCCCGTGCTGGGGCTGACCACCCGCATGTCCATCTACTCGGACAAG AGCATCCACCTGAGCTTCCTGCGCACCGTGCCGCCCTACTCCCACCAGTCGAGCGTGTGGTTTGAGATGATGCGTGTCTACAGCTGGAACCACATCATCCTGCTGGTCAGCGACGACCACGAGGGCCGGGCGGCTCAGAAGCGCCTGGAGACGCTGCTGGAGGAGCGTGAGTCCAAG AGTAAAAAAAGGAACTATGAAAACCTCGACCAACTGTCCTATGACAACAAGCGCGGACCCAAG GCAGAGAAGGTGCTGCAGTTTGACCCAGGGACCAAGAACGTGACGGCCCTGCTGATGGAGGCGAAAGAGCTGGAAGCCCGGGTCATCATCCTTTCTGCCAG CGAGGACGATGCTGCCACTGTATACCGCGCAGCCGCAATGCTGAACATGACGGGCTCCGGGTACGTGTGGCTGGTCGGGGAGCGCGAGATCTCGGGGAACGCCCTGCGCTACGCCCCGGACG GTATCCTCGGGCTGCAGCTCATTAACGGCAAGAACGAGTCGGCCCACATCAGCGACGCCGTGGGCGTGGTGGCCCAGGCCGTGCACGAGCTCCTCGAGAAGGAGAACATCACCGACCCGCCGCGGGGCTGCGTGGGCAACACCAACATCTGGAAGACCGGGCCGCTCTTTAAGAG AGTGCTGATGTCTTCCAAGTATGCGGACGGGGTGACCGGTCGTGTGGAGTTCAATGAGGATGGGGACCGGAAGTTCGCCAACTACAGCATCATGAACCTGCAGAACCGCAAGCTGGTGCAAGTGGGCATCTACAACGGCACCCAT GTCATCCCTAATGACAGGAAGATCATCTGGCCAGGCGGAGAGACAGAGAAGCCTCGAGGGTACCAGATGTCCACCAGACTGAAG aTTGTGACGATCCACCAGGAGCCCTTCGTGTACGTCAAGCCCACGCTGAGTGATGGGACATGCAAGGAGGAGTTCACAGTCAACGGCGACCCAGTCAAGAAGGTGATCTGCACCGGGCCCAATGACACGTCGCCGGGCAGCC CCCGCCACACGGTGCCTCAGTGTTGCTACGGCTTTTGCATCGACCTGCTCATCAAGCTGGCACGGACCATGAACTTCACCTACGAGGTGCACCTGGTGGCAGATGGCAAGTTCGGCACACAGGAGCGG GtgaacaacagcaacaagaaggagtggaatgggatgatGGGCGAGCTGCTCAGCGGGCAGGCGGACATGATCGTGGCGCCGCTAACCATAAACAACGAGCGCGCGCAGTACATCGAGTTTTCCAAGCCCTTCAAGTACCAGGGCCTGACTATTCTGGTCAAGAAG GAGATCCCCCGGAGCACGCTGGACTCGTTCATGCAGCCGTTCCAGAGCACACTGTGGCTGCTGGTGGGGCTGTCGGTGCACGTGGTGGCCGTGATGCTGTACCTGCTGGACCGCTTCAG CCCCTTCGGCCGGTTCAAGGTGAAcagcgaggaggaggaggaggacgcaTTGACCCTGTCCTCGGCCATGTGGTTCTCCTGGGGCGTCCTGCTCAACTCCGGCATCGGGGAAG GCGCCCCCAGAAGCTTCTCGGCGCGCATCCTGGGCATGGTGTGGGCCGGCTTTGCCATGATCATCGTGGCCTCCTACACCGCCAACCTGGCGGCCTTCCTGGTGCTGGACCGGCCGGAGGAGCGCATCACGGGCATCAACGACCCTCGG CTGAGGAACCCCTCGGACAAATTTATCTACGCCACGGTGAAGCAGAGCTCCGTGGACATCTACTTCCGGCGCCAGGTGGAGCTGAGCACCATGTACCGGCATATGGAGAAGCACAACTACGAGAGTGCGGCGGAGGCCATCCAGGCCGTGAGAGACAA CAAGCTGCATGCCTTCATCTGGGACTCCGCGGTGCTGGAGTTCGAGGCCTCGCAGAAGTGCGACCTGGTGACGACTGGAGAGCTGTTCTTCCGCTCGGGCTTCGGCATAGGCATGCGCAAAGACAGCCCCTGGAAGCAGAACGTCTCCCTGTCCATCCTCAA GTCCCATGAGAATGGCTTCATGGAAGACCTGGACAAGACGTGGGTTCGGTATCAGGAATGTGACTCGCGCAGCAACGCCCCTGCGACCCTTACTTTTGAGAACATGGCAG GGGTCTTCATGCTAGTAGCTGGGGGCATCGTGGCCGGGATCTTCCTGATTTTCATTGAGATTGCCTACAAGCGGCACAAGGATGCTCGCCGGAAGCAGATGCAGCTGGCCTTTGCAGCCGTGAACGTGTGGAGGAAGAACCTGCAG AGTCGCCCGCCGGTACCCATTCCATAG
- the GRIN1 gene encoding glutamate receptor ionotropic, NMDA 1 isoform X11 codes for MSTMRLLTLALLFSCSVARAACDPKIVNIGAVLSTRKHEQMFREAVNQANKRHGSWKIQLNATSVTHKPNAIQMALSVCEDLISSQVYAILVSHPPTPNDHFTPTPVSYTAGFYRIPVLGLTTRMSIYSDKSIHLSFLRTVPPYSHQSSVWFEMMRVYSWNHIILLVSDDHEGRAAQKRLETLLEERESKAEKVLQFDPGTKNVTALLMEAKELEARVIILSASEDDAATVYRAAAMLNMTGSGYVWLVGEREISGNALRYAPDGILGLQLINGKNESAHISDAVGVVAQAVHELLEKENITDPPRGCVGNTNIWKTGPLFKRVLMSSKYADGVTGRVEFNEDGDRKFANYSIMNLQNRKLVQVGIYNGTHVIPNDRKIIWPGGETEKPRGYQMSTRLKIVTIHQEPFVYVKPTLSDGTCKEEFTVNGDPVKKVICTGPNDTSPGSPRHTVPQCCYGFCIDLLIKLARTMNFTYEVHLVADGKFGTQERVNNSNKKEWNGMMGELLSGQADMIVAPLTINNERAQYIEFSKPFKYQGLTILVKKEIPRSTLDSFMQPFQSTLWLLVGLSVHVVAVMLYLLDRFSPFGRFKVNSEEEEEDALTLSSAMWFSWGVLLNSGIGEGAPRSFSARILGMVWAGFAMIIVASYTANLAAFLVLDRPEERITGINDPRLRNPSDKFIYATVKQSSVDIYFRRQVELSTMYRHMEKHNYESAAEAIQAVRDNKLHAFIWDSAVLEFEASQKCDLVTTGELFFRSGFGIGMRKDSPWKQNVSLSILKSHENGFMEDLDKTWVRYQECDSRSNAPATLTFENMAGVFMLVAGGIVAGIFLIFIEIAYKRHKDARRKQMQLAFAAVNVWRKNLQQYHPTDITGPLNLSDPSVSTVV; via the exons ATGAGCACCATGCGCCTGCTGACGCTCGCCCTGCTGTTCTCCTGCTCCGTTGCCCGTGCGGCGTGCGACCCCAAGATCGTCAACATTGGCGCGGTGCTGAGCACGCGGAAGCACGAGCAGATGTTCCGCGAAGCCGTGAACCAGGCCAACAAGCGGCACGGCTCCTGGAAGATTCAGCTCAATGCCACCTCCGTCACGCACAAGCCCAACGCCATCCAGATGGCTCTTTCGGTGTGCGAGGACCTCATCTCCAGCCAG GTCTACGCCATCCTAGTTAGCCATCCACCTACCCCCAACGACCACTTCACTCCCACCCCTGTCTCCTACACAGCCGGCTTCTACCGCATCCCCGTGCTGGGGCTGACCACCCGCATGTCCATCTACTCGGACAAG AGCATCCACCTGAGCTTCCTGCGCACCGTGCCGCCCTACTCCCACCAGTCGAGCGTGTGGTTTGAGATGATGCGTGTCTACAGCTGGAACCACATCATCCTGCTGGTCAGCGACGACCACGAGGGCCGGGCGGCTCAGAAGCGCCTGGAGACGCTGCTGGAGGAGCGTGAGTCCAAG GCAGAGAAGGTGCTGCAGTTTGACCCAGGGACCAAGAACGTGACGGCCCTGCTGATGGAGGCGAAAGAGCTGGAAGCCCGGGTCATCATCCTTTCTGCCAG CGAGGACGATGCTGCCACTGTATACCGCGCAGCCGCAATGCTGAACATGACGGGCTCCGGGTACGTGTGGCTGGTCGGGGAGCGCGAGATCTCGGGGAACGCCCTGCGCTACGCCCCGGACG GTATCCTCGGGCTGCAGCTCATTAACGGCAAGAACGAGTCGGCCCACATCAGCGACGCCGTGGGCGTGGTGGCCCAGGCCGTGCACGAGCTCCTCGAGAAGGAGAACATCACCGACCCGCCGCGGGGCTGCGTGGGCAACACCAACATCTGGAAGACCGGGCCGCTCTTTAAGAG AGTGCTGATGTCTTCCAAGTATGCGGACGGGGTGACCGGTCGTGTGGAGTTCAATGAGGATGGGGACCGGAAGTTCGCCAACTACAGCATCATGAACCTGCAGAACCGCAAGCTGGTGCAAGTGGGCATCTACAACGGCACCCAT GTCATCCCTAATGACAGGAAGATCATCTGGCCAGGCGGAGAGACAGAGAAGCCTCGAGGGTACCAGATGTCCACCAGACTGAAG aTTGTGACGATCCACCAGGAGCCCTTCGTGTACGTCAAGCCCACGCTGAGTGATGGGACATGCAAGGAGGAGTTCACAGTCAACGGCGACCCAGTCAAGAAGGTGATCTGCACCGGGCCCAATGACACGTCGCCGGGCAGCC CCCGCCACACGGTGCCTCAGTGTTGCTACGGCTTTTGCATCGACCTGCTCATCAAGCTGGCACGGACCATGAACTTCACCTACGAGGTGCACCTGGTGGCAGATGGCAAGTTCGGCACACAGGAGCGG GtgaacaacagcaacaagaaggagtggaatgggatgatGGGCGAGCTGCTCAGCGGGCAGGCGGACATGATCGTGGCGCCGCTAACCATAAACAACGAGCGCGCGCAGTACATCGAGTTTTCCAAGCCCTTCAAGTACCAGGGCCTGACTATTCTGGTCAAGAAG GAGATCCCCCGGAGCACGCTGGACTCGTTCATGCAGCCGTTCCAGAGCACACTGTGGCTGCTGGTGGGGCTGTCGGTGCACGTGGTGGCCGTGATGCTGTACCTGCTGGACCGCTTCAG CCCCTTCGGCCGGTTCAAGGTGAAcagcgaggaggaggaggaggacgcaTTGACCCTGTCCTCGGCCATGTGGTTCTCCTGGGGCGTCCTGCTCAACTCCGGCATCGGGGAAG GCGCCCCCAGAAGCTTCTCGGCGCGCATCCTGGGCATGGTGTGGGCCGGCTTTGCCATGATCATCGTGGCCTCCTACACCGCCAACCTGGCGGCCTTCCTGGTGCTGGACCGGCCGGAGGAGCGCATCACGGGCATCAACGACCCTCGG CTGAGGAACCCCTCGGACAAATTTATCTACGCCACGGTGAAGCAGAGCTCCGTGGACATCTACTTCCGGCGCCAGGTGGAGCTGAGCACCATGTACCGGCATATGGAGAAGCACAACTACGAGAGTGCGGCGGAGGCCATCCAGGCCGTGAGAGACAA CAAGCTGCATGCCTTCATCTGGGACTCCGCGGTGCTGGAGTTCGAGGCCTCGCAGAAGTGCGACCTGGTGACGACTGGAGAGCTGTTCTTCCGCTCGGGCTTCGGCATAGGCATGCGCAAAGACAGCCCCTGGAAGCAGAACGTCTCCCTGTCCATCCTCAA GTCCCATGAGAATGGCTTCATGGAAGACCTGGACAAGACGTGGGTTCGGTATCAGGAATGTGACTCGCGCAGCAACGCCCCTGCGACCCTTACTTTTGAGAACATGGCAG GGGTCTTCATGCTAGTAGCTGGGGGCATCGTGGCCGGGATCTTCCTGATTTTCATTGAGATTGCCTACAAGCGGCACAAGGATGCTCGCCGGAAGCAGATGCAGCTGGCCTTTGCAGCCGTGAACGTGTGGAGGAAGAACCTGCAG CAGTACCATCCCACTGATATCACGGGCCCGCTCAACCTCTCAGATCCCTCGGTCAGCACCGTGGTGTGA